A DNA window from Streptomyces sp. CA-278952 contains the following coding sequences:
- a CDS encoding carbohydrate-binding protein, translating to MTAGNNGASKPEDDDPFGYLYADGQAAGAQPPGQGGYGYPGPAAQPGVPRTSYNQVRTVGERQYGQQQGGYGYPPQQSYGQQPPQQHNRPNPQYAAPETYPGGASNGQPPAHGGHGGGPGRGGPNTKALLIAAVAVVAVVVVGIGAALLTDDDGDKNDNKDEASSSQGPAGEVEQSKKPEKKPKESPKPVELPKQDAATLTLGGTAALDSSVKGAKGANGNYINLNEVGRSATWTVEVPEAGAYTLYVTYGVPGKDAKTTLTVNAQEPRSINMENFAQAAEGDLEKGWTNTYAYVQLDKGSNTLKLSCETGDQCDANLDQLELKSGHIKS from the coding sequence ATGACGGCCGGAAACAACGGCGCGAGCAAGCCCGAGGACGACGATCCGTTCGGCTATCTGTACGCGGACGGACAAGCGGCAGGCGCCCAGCCGCCCGGCCAGGGCGGCTACGGCTACCCGGGGCCGGCCGCGCAGCCGGGCGTGCCCAGAACGTCCTACAACCAGGTGCGGACCGTCGGCGAGCGCCAGTACGGCCAGCAGCAGGGCGGGTACGGCTACCCGCCCCAGCAGAGCTACGGCCAGCAGCCCCCGCAGCAGCACAACCGGCCGAACCCGCAGTACGCGGCCCCCGAGACCTACCCGGGCGGCGCGTCCAACGGGCAGCCTCCGGCGCACGGCGGCCACGGCGGCGGTCCGGGCCGGGGCGGCCCGAACACCAAGGCGCTCCTGATCGCGGCCGTCGCCGTGGTCGCGGTCGTCGTCGTCGGCATCGGCGCCGCCCTGCTCACGGACGACGACGGCGACAAGAACGACAACAAGGACGAGGCGTCCTCCTCGCAGGGCCCCGCCGGCGAGGTCGAGCAGTCGAAGAAGCCGGAGAAGAAGCCCAAGGAGTCCCCGAAGCCGGTCGAGCTGCCGAAGCAGGACGCGGCGACGCTGACGCTGGGCGGCACGGCGGCCCTGGACTCCTCGGTCAAGGGCGCCAAGGGCGCCAACGGCAACTACATCAACCTGAACGAGGTCGGCCGGTCGGCCACCTGGACGGTCGAGGTCCCCGAGGCCGGCGCGTACACCCTGTACGTGACCTACGGCGTGCCCGGCAAGGACGCGAAGACGACCCTGACGGTCAACGCGCAGGAGCCGCGCTCCATCAACATGGAGAACTTCGCGCAGGCCGCCGAGGGCGATCTGGAGAAGGGCTGGACGAACACGTACGCGTACGTCCAGCTCGACAAGGGCTCCAACACCCTCAAGCTGTCGTGCGAGACGGGCGATCAGTGCGACGCCAATCTCGACCAGCTGGAGCTGAAGTCCGGCCACATCAAGAGCTAG
- a CDS encoding 1-phosphofructokinase family hexose kinase, producing the protein MILTVTLNTALDVTYTVDALVPHRSHRVGEVTERPGGKGLNVARVLGALGHDCVVTGFAGGPTGDVLRSLLAPLPPRDALVPVAGNTRRTLAITDRSTGDTTQLNEPGPQVSPAEWAALLRTYEELLAGADAVALCGSLPPGIHVGAYAELVRIARAAAVPVLLDTSGEPLRRGIAARPDLVKPNAEELAQLTGSREPLRAARDARRRGAHSVIASLGPEGVLALTPDGVWRAAPPAPVRGNPTGAGDSAVAGLLSALAEGLDWPDRLARAVALSTATVLAPTAGDFDAAAYAELLPRVTVEPHTPTP; encoded by the coding sequence GTGATCCTGACCGTCACTCTGAACACCGCGCTCGACGTGACGTACACCGTCGACGCGCTCGTCCCGCACCGCAGCCACCGGGTCGGCGAGGTCACCGAACGCCCCGGCGGCAAGGGCCTCAACGTCGCCCGGGTCCTCGGCGCGCTGGGCCACGACTGCGTCGTCACCGGCTTCGCGGGAGGCCCGACCGGGGACGTCCTGCGCTCCCTGCTCGCCCCGCTCCCACCGCGCGACGCCCTCGTGCCCGTCGCCGGGAACACCCGCCGCACGCTCGCGATCACCGACCGCTCGACCGGCGACACCACCCAGCTCAACGAACCCGGACCGCAGGTGAGCCCCGCCGAATGGGCCGCCCTCCTGCGGACGTACGAGGAGCTGCTCGCCGGAGCCGACGCCGTCGCGCTCTGCGGCAGCCTGCCGCCCGGCATCCATGTCGGGGCCTACGCGGAGCTGGTCCGGATCGCCCGCGCCGCCGCCGTGCCCGTGCTCCTGGACACCAGCGGAGAACCGCTGCGCCGGGGCATCGCCGCCCGCCCCGACCTGGTCAAGCCGAACGCCGAGGAGCTGGCCCAGCTGACCGGCTCCCGCGAACCGCTGCGCGCCGCCCGCGACGCCCGCCGCCGCGGGGCCCACTCCGTGATCGCGTCCCTGGGCCCGGAGGGCGTGCTCGCGCTCACCCCGGACGGCGTCTGGCGGGCCGCCCCGCCCGCCCCCGTGCGCGGCAACCCGACCGGTGCGGGCGACTCCGCCGTGGCCGGGCTGCTGTCCGCCCTGGCCGAGGGCCTCGACTGGCCGGATCGCCTCGCCCGGGCGGTGGCCCTGTCGACGGCGACCGTGCTGGCCCCGACGGCCGGCGATTTCGACGCCGCGGCCTACGCGGAGCTGCTGCCGCGCGTCACGGTGGAGCCGCACACGCCGACGCCCTGA
- the nagA gene encoding N-acetylglucosamine-6-phosphate deacetylase, with amino-acid sequence MAGRAADSTVLAGARVVLPTGTVEDGRVTVEGSRISGSAPEGARIIDLAGHWVVPGFVDMHNHGGGGASFTSGTVDEVLTGIRTHREHGTTTMVASTVTGEMDFLARRAGVLSELVEQGDLAGIHFEGPFISPCRKGAHSEELLRDPDPADVRKLLDAARGTARMFTLATELPGGIDSVRLLAEHGVIAAIGHTDATYEQTVEAIEAGATVATHLFNAMPPLAHRDPGPIAALLEDDRITVELINDGTHLHPAVLELAYRHKGAGRVALITDAMDAAGFGDGEYQLGPLAVEVTDGVARLVEGGSIAGSTLTLDTAFRRAVTLDAIPVEDVVRSISANPARLLGVHDRVGSLEAGKDADLVVLDEDFVLKGVMRRGEWIIEPKTA; translated from the coding sequence ATGGCCGGACGCGCAGCAGACAGCACCGTTCTCGCCGGCGCCCGGGTGGTGCTCCCCACCGGCACCGTCGAGGACGGCCGGGTGACCGTCGAGGGCTCCCGGATCTCCGGTTCGGCACCGGAGGGCGCCCGGATCATCGACCTCGCCGGCCACTGGGTGGTCCCCGGCTTCGTGGACATGCACAACCACGGCGGCGGCGGGGCCTCCTTCACCTCCGGCACCGTCGACGAGGTCCTCACCGGCATCCGTACGCACCGTGAGCACGGCACGACCACCATGGTCGCCTCCACGGTCACCGGCGAGATGGACTTCCTCGCCCGCCGCGCGGGCGTCCTGTCCGAGCTGGTCGAGCAGGGCGACCTGGCCGGGATCCACTTCGAGGGCCCCTTCATCTCGCCGTGCCGCAAGGGCGCCCACAGCGAGGAGCTGCTGCGCGACCCGGACCCGGCCGACGTCCGCAAGCTGCTGGACGCCGCGCGCGGCACCGCCCGCATGTTCACCCTCGCCACCGAGCTGCCCGGCGGCATCGACTCCGTACGGCTGCTCGCCGAGCACGGGGTCATCGCCGCGATCGGCCACACGGACGCGACGTACGAACAGACCGTCGAGGCCATCGAGGCGGGCGCGACCGTCGCCACGCACCTGTTCAACGCGATGCCGCCGCTCGCCCACCGCGACCCCGGCCCGATCGCGGCCCTCCTGGAGGACGACCGGATCACCGTCGAGCTGATCAACGACGGCACACATCTGCACCCGGCCGTCCTGGAGCTGGCCTACCGCCACAAGGGCGCCGGCCGCGTCGCACTGATCACCGACGCGATGGACGCCGCCGGCTTCGGCGACGGGGAGTACCAGCTCGGCCCGCTCGCGGTCGAGGTCACCGACGGGGTGGCCCGGCTGGTGGAGGGCGGCTCGATCGCCGGCTCCACGCTCACCCTGGACACCGCGTTCCGGCGGGCCGTCACCCTCGACGCCATCCCCGTCGAGGACGTCGTCCGGTCCATCTCCGCCAACCCCGCCCGGCTCCTCGGCGTCCACGACCGGGTCGGCTCGCTGGAGGCGGGCAAGGACGCCGACCTGGTCGTCCTCGACGAGGACTTCGTCCTCAAGGGCGTCATGCGCCGCGGCGAGTGGATCATCGAGCCGAAGACTGCGTAG
- a CDS encoding ROK family protein, giving the protein MKAALVGTDGTLLHEARRATGRERGADAVVETILAFAADLRAHGEEHLGESAVAAGVAVPGIVDAEKGIAVYAANLGWRDVPLRALLGERLGVPVALGHDVRTGGLAEGRIGAGRGTDRFLFVPLGTGIAGAIGIAGAIEAGAHGDAGEIGHIVVRPDGPDCSCGQRGCLETLASAAAVTRAWAAASGDPAADAADCAKAVESGDPAAVRVWQDAIDALAAGLVTALTLLDPGTLIIGGGLAEAGETLFTPLRAAVEERVTFQKLPHIVPAALGDTAGCLGAGLLAWDLLSTEVSA; this is encoded by the coding sequence ATGAAGGCCGCACTGGTCGGGACCGACGGCACCCTCCTCCACGAGGCGCGGCGGGCCACCGGCCGGGAGCGCGGCGCCGACGCGGTCGTCGAGACCATCCTCGCGTTCGCGGCGGATCTGCGGGCCCACGGCGAGGAGCACCTCGGCGAGAGCGCCGTCGCCGCCGGGGTCGCCGTGCCCGGCATCGTCGACGCCGAGAAGGGCATCGCGGTGTACGCCGCGAACCTGGGCTGGCGCGACGTACCGCTGCGCGCCCTGCTGGGCGAGCGCCTCGGCGTCCCCGTAGCCCTCGGCCACGACGTGCGCACCGGCGGGCTCGCCGAGGGCCGGATCGGGGCCGGGCGGGGCACGGACCGCTTCCTGTTCGTCCCGCTGGGCACCGGGATCGCCGGGGCCATCGGCATCGCGGGGGCCATCGAGGCGGGCGCCCACGGGGACGCGGGCGAGATCGGCCACATCGTGGTCCGCCCGGACGGCCCCGACTGCAGCTGCGGCCAGCGCGGCTGTCTGGAGACGCTGGCCTCGGCCGCCGCGGTGACCCGGGCCTGGGCCGCCGCTTCCGGGGACCCCGCGGCGGACGCCGCGGACTGCGCGAAGGCCGTCGAGTCCGGCGACCCGGCGGCGGTCCGGGTCTGGCAGGACGCGATCGACGCGCTCGCCGCCGGCCTCGTCACCGCGCTCACCCTCCTCGACCCGGGCACGCTCATCATCGGTGGCGGTCTCGCCGAAGCCGGGGAAACCTTGTTCACACCACTGCGTGCGGCCGTCGAGGAACGCGTCACGTTCCAGAAACTGCCCCACATCGTCCCGGCGGCCCTCGGGGACACCGCCGGATGCCTGGGCGCGGGGCTGCTCGCCTGGGATCTACTCTCCACGGAGGTTTCCGCCTGA
- a CDS encoding extracellular solute-binding protein encodes MGEAVQRRFLGLTAVVAALGMTATLSGCGGDGGSGDVTLKLVAADYGTSPENSSEKYWSGVAAGFEKEHPGIKVDVTVLHWKDVDREVAAMVKAGDAPDIAQIGAYADYAKAGKLYTADETLAIRTTANFLPRLADAGKIDGTLYGLPFVASTRLLFYNEKLFEKAGLGAPETWDDIRSDAAALKAKGVDYPFALPLGQEEAQAETLMWLLSGGGGYTDDVGAYDLDSAQNVATFRWLRDNLVGEGLTGPVEPGKLDRAKAFEAFADGDVGMLNGHPTLMDEAEAKGVKVGMVPLPGFDGPTKGSMGVADWMMGFKENGHRKEIGTFLDYAYSDENVLEFAESYDLLPVTGSASAAMETDKKHKKLRPFLAALPNSTLIPYSKTSWATVSDGIKKKIGSAVAPGSNPESILGELATEASQAEAAE; translated from the coding sequence ATGGGCGAGGCTGTGCAGCGGCGCTTTTTGGGTCTGACCGCGGTGGTGGCCGCGCTGGGAATGACAGCGACGTTGTCGGGCTGCGGCGGTGACGGCGGCTCGGGCGACGTCACGCTCAAGCTGGTCGCCGCCGACTACGGCACCAGTCCGGAGAACAGCTCCGAGAAGTACTGGAGCGGAGTCGCGGCGGGCTTCGAGAAGGAGCACCCCGGCATCAAGGTCGACGTCACCGTCCTCCACTGGAAGGACGTCGACCGCGAGGTCGCCGCGATGGTCAAGGCCGGCGACGCCCCGGACATCGCCCAGATCGGCGCGTACGCGGACTACGCCAAGGCGGGCAAGCTCTACACCGCCGACGAGACGCTCGCGATCCGCACCACGGCGAACTTCCTGCCGAGGCTCGCCGACGCGGGCAAGATCGACGGCACGCTGTACGGCCTGCCCTTCGTCGCCAGCACCCGACTGCTCTTCTACAACGAGAAGCTCTTCGAAAAGGCGGGCCTGGGCGCCCCCGAGACCTGGGACGACATCCGGAGCGACGCCGCCGCGCTCAAGGCCAAGGGCGTCGACTACCCCTTCGCCCTGCCGCTCGGCCAGGAGGAGGCCCAGGCCGAGACCCTGATGTGGCTCCTCAGCGGTGGCGGCGGCTACACGGACGACGTCGGCGCGTACGACCTCGACTCGGCCCAGAACGTCGCCACGTTCCGCTGGCTGCGGGACAACCTCGTCGGCGAGGGCCTCACCGGACCGGTCGAGCCGGGCAAGCTGGACCGGGCGAAGGCCTTCGAGGCGTTCGCCGACGGCGATGTCGGCATGCTCAACGGCCACCCCACCCTGATGGACGAGGCCGAGGCCAAGGGCGTCAAGGTCGGCATGGTGCCGCTGCCCGGCTTCGACGGCCCGACCAAGGGCTCCATGGGCGTGGCCGACTGGATGATGGGCTTCAAGGAGAACGGCCACCGCAAGGAGATAGGCACGTTCCTCGACTACGCCTACTCCGACGAGAACGTGCTGGAGTTCGCCGAGAGCTACGACCTGCTCCCGGTGACCGGCAGCGCCTCCGCCGCGATGGAGACCGACAAGAAGCACAAGAAGCTGCGCCCGTTCCTGGCGGCCCTGCCGAACTCGACGCTCATCCCCTACAGCAAGACGTCCTGGGCCACGGTCAGCGACGGGATCAAGAAGAAGATCGGCAGCGCGGTCGCGCCGGGCAGCAACCCCGAGAGCATCCTCGGCGAGCTCGCCACCGAGGCGTCACAGGCGGAGGCCGCCGAGTAG
- a CDS encoding DUF3263 domain-containing protein: MTAPDHEHRAPRAEPAPDTGGLSVRDRALLALERRPWAGPGAKERAIREELRISPVRYYQLLNALIDDERALREDPVTVNRLRRVRDAKRRRR, encoded by the coding sequence ATGACCGCCCCCGACCACGAGCACCGCGCCCCCCGGGCCGAGCCAGCCCCCGACACCGGCGGACTGTCCGTACGGGACCGGGCGCTGCTGGCCCTGGAGCGGCGGCCCTGGGCGGGGCCCGGGGCGAAGGAGCGGGCGATCCGCGAGGAGCTCCGGATCTCGCCGGTCCGCTACTACCAGCTGCTGAACGCGCTGATCGACGACGAGCGGGCGCTGCGCGAGGACCCGGTCACGGTGAACCGGCTGCGGCGCGTGCGCGACGCGAAGCGTAGGCGGCGCTGA
- a CDS encoding phosphotransferase — MHTGQLLGSGRTADVYALDGSWVLRRYRDRTDTTEELAVMSYVGAFGFPVPRIGPPAEGVRRPTDLVLQRLTGPTLAEALLAGRLGAAEAGALLARLLRELHAIPPRVSANPEDCVLHLDLHPENVVLTAEGAVVVDWSSAAEGPPGLDRAMSALTLARTALGREFPAGADVRPLLTALLAELSDEGGASTADLSLARARQRANPHLTDHERACLDRAVDLVLGCAP, encoded by the coding sequence ATGCACACAGGGCAACTTCTGGGCTCGGGACGCACCGCCGACGTGTACGCACTCGACGGCTCCTGGGTCCTTCGCCGTTACCGGGACCGCACCGACACCACGGAGGAGCTGGCCGTGATGAGTTACGTCGGCGCCTTCGGCTTCCCGGTGCCGCGCATCGGTCCGCCCGCCGAAGGGGTCCGCCGTCCCACGGACCTGGTGCTCCAGCGGCTGACCGGCCCGACCCTGGCCGAGGCCCTGCTGGCGGGGCGGCTGGGGGCGGCCGAGGCGGGCGCGCTGCTCGCCCGGCTGCTGCGCGAGCTCCACGCCATACCGCCCCGGGTCTCGGCGAACCCGGAGGACTGCGTGCTCCACCTGGATCTGCATCCGGAGAACGTGGTGCTGACGGCGGAGGGCGCGGTGGTGGTCGACTGGTCCAGCGCGGCGGAGGGTCCGCCCGGTCTCGACCGGGCGATGTCGGCGCTGACCCTGGCCCGGACCGCGCTCGGCCGGGAGTTCCCGGCCGGGGCGGACGTCCGGCCCCTGCTGACGGCGCTCCTGGCGGAACTCTCCGACGAGGGCGGCGCGTCGACCGCCGATCTGTCCCTCGCCCGCGCCCGCCAGCGGGCGAACCCGCATCTGACCGACCACGAACGGGCCTGCCTGGACCGGGCGGTGGACCTGGTGCTGGGCTGCGCGCCGTAA
- a CDS encoding alpha-lytic protease prodomain-containing protein → MERTTLRRRALAAGTATVAVGALALAGLTGVASADPAATAAPPVSADSLSPGMLAALERDLGLDADDARSRIANEYRAAAVAAGLEKSLGASFAGARVSGAKAVLTVATTDASEAARITDAGARAEVVGHSLDRLEGVKKTLDKAALNKAPRNVPVWYVDVETNRVVVNAGSTAAGQAFLKAAGVDSGLVTVARSAEQPRALADIRGGDAYYMNGSGRCSVGFSVKRGTQNGFATAGHCGRVGTTTNGVNQQAQGSFQGSTFPGRDMAWVATNANWTPRPLVNGYGRGDVTVAGSTASVVGASVCRSGSTTGWHCGTIQQLNTSVTYPEGTISGVTRTSVCAEPGDSGGSYISGSQAQGVTSGGSGNCSSGGTTYFQPINPLLQTYGLTLVTSGGPTDPPTDPPTDPPTDPPGGTWAAGTTYAAGATVTYGGATYRCLQGHTAQPGWTPAAVPALWQRV, encoded by the coding sequence GTGGAGAGAACCACGCTCCGCAGACGCGCCCTCGCCGCCGGCACCGCCACGGTGGCCGTGGGTGCGCTCGCCCTCGCCGGGCTGACCGGCGTGGCGTCCGCCGACCCCGCGGCCACCGCCGCCCCGCCGGTCTCCGCCGACAGCCTGTCGCCCGGCATGCTGGCCGCCCTGGAGCGCGACCTCGGCCTCGACGCGGACGACGCTCGCAGCCGGATAGCCAACGAGTACCGCGCCGCCGCCGTCGCCGCGGGGCTGGAGAAGTCCCTCGGCGCCAGCTTCGCCGGAGCCCGGGTCAGCGGTGCGAAGGCGGTCCTGACCGTCGCCACCACCGACGCCTCCGAGGCCGCCCGGATCACCGACGCCGGAGCGCGCGCCGAGGTCGTCGGCCACAGCCTGGACCGGCTCGAAGGCGTCAAGAAGACCCTCGACAAGGCCGCGCTGAACAAGGCGCCCAGGAACGTGCCCGTCTGGTACGTCGACGTCGAGACCAACCGGGTCGTCGTCAACGCCGGCAGCACCGCCGCCGGACAGGCGTTCCTGAAGGCGGCCGGGGTCGACAGCGGCCTCGTCACCGTCGCCAGGTCCGCCGAGCAGCCCCGCGCCCTCGCCGACATCCGGGGTGGCGACGCGTACTACATGAACGGCTCCGGCCGCTGTTCCGTCGGCTTCTCGGTGAAGCGCGGCACCCAGAACGGCTTCGCCACCGCGGGCCACTGCGGCCGCGTCGGCACCACCACCAACGGCGTCAACCAGCAGGCCCAGGGCTCCTTCCAGGGCTCGACCTTCCCGGGCCGGGACATGGCCTGGGTCGCCACCAACGCCAACTGGACCCCGCGTCCGCTGGTGAACGGATACGGGCGGGGCGACGTCACCGTCGCCGGCTCCACCGCCTCCGTCGTCGGCGCCTCGGTCTGCCGCTCCGGCTCCACCACGGGCTGGCACTGCGGCACCATCCAGCAGCTGAACACCAGCGTCACCTACCCGGAGGGCACCATCTCCGGCGTGACCCGCACCAGCGTCTGCGCCGAACCGGGCGACTCCGGCGGCTCCTACATCTCCGGCAGCCAGGCGCAGGGCGTCACCTCCGGCGGCTCGGGCAACTGCTCCTCCGGCGGTACGACGTACTTCCAGCCGATCAACCCGCTGCTCCAGACGTACGGGCTGACCCTGGTCACCAGCGGCGGGCCCACCGACCCGCCCACCGACCCGCCGACCGACCCGCCCACCGACCCGCCGGGCGGCACCTGGGCGGCCGGCACCACGTACGCCGCCGGCGCCACGGTGACGTACGGCGGAGCGACCTACCGCTGCCTCCAGGGACACACGGCCCAGCCCGGCTGGACCCCCGCGGCCGTCCCGGCGCTCTGGCAGCGGGTCTGA
- a CDS encoding carbohydrate-binding protein: MDNTTPHEPNASDGASGDRRRISRKGLLKAAFVASAAPLLAGGGVALARDAASSGNGPLAPTPECDDGDDTTPPQMEGPYFKPNSPRRTSLVTPSTPGVPLTVSGYVFGRACRPISGALLDFWQADANGSYDMAQFAFRGHQFTGTDGSFSLTTIVAGLYPGRTRHIHVKAQAPGGRILTTQLYFPNEPRNNTDALFDPELLMNVRTVGNGRQGTFDFVLDVAQTPGPTDPPTDPPTDPPGGTWSSGTSYRAGDRVTYGGVAYRCLQAHRAMSGWEPPNVPALWERG; the protein is encoded by the coding sequence ATGGACAACACAACCCCCCATGAACCCAACGCGTCCGACGGGGCGTCGGGGGACCGGCGGCGGATCAGCCGCAAAGGTCTCCTGAAGGCCGCGTTCGTCGCGAGCGCCGCGCCCCTGCTCGCCGGAGGGGGCGTCGCGCTCGCCCGGGACGCCGCCTCGTCCGGGAACGGGCCGCTGGCCCCGACCCCGGAGTGCGACGACGGCGACGACACGACGCCTCCGCAGATGGAGGGGCCGTACTTCAAGCCCAACTCGCCCCGCCGCACCAGCCTGGTGACCCCGAGCACCCCCGGCGTACCGCTCACCGTGAGCGGCTACGTCTTCGGCCGGGCCTGCCGCCCCATCTCCGGGGCTCTGCTCGACTTCTGGCAGGCCGACGCCAACGGGTCCTACGACATGGCCCAGTTCGCCTTCCGGGGACATCAGTTCACCGGCACGGACGGGTCGTTCAGCCTCACCACCATCGTGGCGGGCCTCTACCCGGGCCGTACCCGGCACATCCATGTGAAGGCGCAGGCGCCCGGCGGGCGCATCCTCACCACCCAGCTGTACTTCCCGAACGAGCCGCGCAACAACACCGACGCGCTGTTCGACCCCGAGCTGCTGATGAACGTCCGCACCGTCGGGAACGGGCGCCAGGGCACCTTCGACTTCGTGCTGGACGTCGCCCAGACGCCCGGCCCGACCGATCCGCCCACCGATCCGCCTACCGATCCGCCGGGCGGCACCTGGTCGTCCGGCACCTCCTACCGCGCGGGTGACCGCGTGACGTACGGCGGGGTCGCCTACCGCTGTCTGCAGGCACACCGGGCCATGTCGGGCTGGGAGCCGCCGAACGTCCCCGCGTTGTGGGAACGCGGGTAG
- a CDS encoding bifunctional 3'-5' exonuclease/DNA polymerase, which yields MTERWAVAAADGGGALLAPLARDGVPAGPVLAEADLVEAVRSRPDVVRWVWRSTAEIYPRLLAAGVRVERCYDIECAELLLLGHAGRLGEPRSAAAALARLDNAPVPPDPPARSAEPGAQSSLFEPPSGPGVPFEGLLRVYADQVRRHDAAEHPDRMRLLTASESAGMLVAAEMHRAGLPWRADVHRELLNGLLGERYAGGGEPRRLAELADEVSAAFGRRVRPDLPADVVKAFAQAGIAVKSTRRWELEELDHPAVEPLIAYKKLYRIWTAHGWSWLQDWVREGRFRPEYQPGGTVSGRWTTNGGGALQIPKVIRQAVVADEGWRLVVADADQMEPRVLAAISRDRGLMEVAGHDGDLYKALSDRAFSGDRDHAKLALLGAIYGQTSGDGLKNLAALRRRFPLAVAYVDDAARAGEEGRVVRTWLGRTSPPVALAGQDEEAGLPQEGPEGSGAAPDGGPARARGRFTRNFVVQGSAADWALLLLAALRRALHEQGLRAQLVFFQHDEVIVHCPAGETGAVAEAIRAAGELAGRTAFGRTPVRFPFTTAVVERYADSK from the coding sequence ATGACCGAACGGTGGGCGGTGGCGGCTGCGGACGGGGGCGGGGCGCTGCTCGCGCCGCTGGCCCGGGACGGCGTGCCCGCCGGGCCGGTCCTCGCCGAGGCCGACCTCGTCGAGGCGGTCCGCTCCCGGCCCGACGTGGTGCGCTGGGTGTGGCGGTCGACCGCCGAGATCTACCCCCGGCTGCTGGCCGCCGGGGTCCGGGTCGAGCGGTGCTACGACATCGAGTGCGCCGAGCTGCTGCTGCTCGGGCACGCCGGGCGGCTCGGCGAGCCCCGTTCCGCCGCCGCCGCTCTCGCCCGGCTCGACAACGCGCCGGTGCCGCCCGACCCGCCCGCCCGGTCCGCCGAACCGGGCGCGCAGTCCTCCCTCTTCGAGCCGCCGTCGGGCCCCGGGGTGCCGTTCGAGGGGCTCCTGCGGGTCTACGCGGACCAGGTGCGCCGTCACGACGCGGCGGAGCACCCGGACCGGATGCGCCTGCTGACCGCGTCGGAGTCGGCGGGGATGCTCGTGGCCGCCGAGATGCACCGGGCCGGGCTGCCCTGGCGCGCCGACGTCCACCGGGAGCTGCTGAACGGGCTGCTGGGCGAGCGGTACGCGGGCGGCGGCGAGCCCCGCAGGCTCGCCGAGCTGGCGGACGAGGTGTCGGCGGCGTTCGGCCGAAGGGTCCGCCCCGACCTGCCGGCCGATGTGGTGAAGGCGTTCGCGCAGGCGGGCATCGCGGTGAAGTCGACCCGGCGCTGGGAGCTGGAGGAGCTGGACCATCCGGCGGTCGAGCCGCTGATCGCGTACAAGAAGCTGTACCGGATCTGGACGGCGCACGGCTGGTCCTGGCTCCAGGACTGGGTGCGCGAGGGCCGCTTCCGCCCGGAGTACCAGCCGGGCGGCACGGTCAGCGGCCGCTGGACGACCAACGGCGGCGGGGCCCTCCAGATCCCCAAGGTGATCCGCCAGGCCGTCGTCGCCGACGAGGGGTGGCGGCTCGTCGTCGCGGACGCCGACCAGATGGAGCCCCGGGTGCTGGCGGCGATCTCCCGCGACCGGGGCCTGATGGAGGTGGCCGGTCATGACGGCGACCTCTACAAGGCCCTGTCCGACCGGGCGTTCTCCGGCGACCGCGACCACGCCAAGCTGGCGCTGCTCGGGGCGATCTACGGCCAGACGTCCGGGGACGGACTGAAGAACCTGGCCGCCCTGCGCCGCCGCTTCCCGCTCGCCGTCGCCTATGTCGACGACGCGGCGCGGGCGGGCGAGGAGGGGCGGGTGGTGCGGACCTGGCTGGGCCGGACCAGCCCGCCGGTCGCGCTGGCGGGGCAGGACGAGGAGGCGGGCCTTCCCCAGGAGGGTCCCGAGGGCTCCGGGGCCGCGCCGGACGGCGGTCCGGCGCGGGCCCGGGGGCGCTTCACCCGTAATTTCGTGGTGCAGGGCAGCGCGGCCGACTGGGCGCTGCTGCTGCTGGCCGCGCTCCGCCGGGCGCTCCATGAGCAGGGGCTGCGGGCGCAGTTGGTGTTCTTCCAGCACGACGAGGTGATCGTGCACTGCCCGGCCGGGGAGACCGGGGCCGTCGCCGAGGCGATCCGCGCGGCGGGCGAGCTGGCCGGGCGGACCGCCTTCGGTCGGACGCCGGTGCGGTTCCCCTTCACGACGGCGGTGGTGGAGCGGTACGCGGACTCCAAATGA